The DNA window CCGTGCGCCTCTGCACGGATCTCGATCTCCCCACCTTTAGGCGTGTATTTCGCTGCATTGTTCAGTAGGTTTGCAATCACTTGCACAAGACGTTTGCGGTCGCCATTTACCACGGTTGTACGCGGTGCAAGGTCCACACGAAGGTGATGCTGTCTTCCTTGTATCAGCGGAGTCACTTGCTCGATTGCTTCCCCAACAATTTGCCTGATGTCGATGGGGATACTTTCAAGCTTCACTAACCCTCTACTTACCCGCGAGACATCCATCAAGTCGTCGACCAGGCTACTCATGTGCCGAATTTGTCTAATGATGACTTCGCTTGTCTGCCGCACCCGGTCCTTGTCGAGAGGAGCGATTCTCAACAGCTCCGCTGCCGAACTGATTGGCGCCAATGGGTTCCGAAGCTCATGCGCTAGCATTGCAAGGAACTCATCTTTTCGGCGCTCTCCTTCCTTCAAACGCTCTTCCGCGAGTTTGCGTTGGGTGATATCGCTGGCTGATCCAATCCATTCGCGGATGTTGCCGCTTGCGTCAAGCAGAGGCACGGCCCTGGAAAATGTCCAACCCGGAGAATCATCTTGGCGCAAGACCCGATGTTCGAGTTCGAACACGCTTTTCCGATGTATGGCTTCTTGAATTTTGTGCCGCGCTAGCGCAAGGTCCTCGGGATGGACATACTGCTCGATACGGTATTCAGCCCAGCCGGCAGTAGTCTTGAGGAAGTTCCGGCCATCGAGTTCATGCATGTACCTCCAATCAGGACTCATACGGTAGAGAACCTCCGAGGTCGCCGAAACGTAGGCATTGAGCCGGCCTTCGCTCTCGCGCAGCGACAACGCTGACTGCACCTGGTCGGTGACGTCAATCGTTGTGTGCGAGATGCAAATCAAACTTCCTTCCTCGTCGTAGATGGGCGTATTGGTGGCGCTCCAGTACATATCCTCGAACCAGCTTCGGCCATCCGCATGCATCTCAATTGGATACCGCTGCGCTACCATCTTCTGGCTCTGACCGGTCTCGATGGCCATTGCGATTGAACGTGCAAGATCTTGTGCACCTGTGTCGCCGTAATCATTCGGATCATTTGGGAACACGGAGAACAATGGACGCCCCTCTACTTCTGCGCGCGTTCGCGAGACTGATGAAAGAAAAGCTTCATTTACCGCCAGGATCTCTAGATTTTCTGTCGGCGCCAACAGGTACTGACCGATAGGGGAGCGGTCAAAAGAAGAGTGAAATATTTTGTCAGGCAGCATGAGTCTTCCAGTGGAATAACGCGTTGAAGGCATGTGCCTAAGCGTTTCCCATCTTACGGAACTTTCTCGCTTTGGCGTCGCTAATTTCGACCAGTGTGCCATCATCTATATCTACGGCGAACGTCCGGAATGGGGCGTGGGCTTCCGTACACTGGACGGCGGCAATCGGCAAAGTCCCGACGCACCGCGATGTAGTTTGCTGTGATCTATGTTCGCCCGGTGCGACGGTGTGCCGACCGGCGGTTTTTTTTCAAGGCCGGCAAGGTACGAGCGCTGAAACCGCGATCCTGATTGGGGTGACTACCTCGGTGGGCTTCGCCGGTTTCGTTCTCATGCAGGAATTCTGGAAAAAGCCATGGAGGACCGTCTGCTCTCGCTTGTGCGAGGCCGTGGGCCGTGGCTGGCAACGATTACCGTCAAACGGTCCAGCACCCACGCAGCGAGATGCGCATGGTGCAGGCACGGGAGGGCGCTTTGCCACTGTTGCGACCGTCCGCATCTGGCCCTCCATCCGATACCTTGATAACGCTGCCCGGCGGTTGCGGGCGGAAGGATACCGCCTGTGCTGGCATTGTTGTTTATCGATCCGGATGGGTTCAAACAGGTGAACGATACGATGGGTCACCATACGGGACCACCTGCTGATTGGCGTGGCGCAGCGGAGGACCGGGATGGTACGGCGTACCGATACGGTCGCGCAGCTGGGCGGCGACGTATTCAACGTCTTGCTTGCGGACGTGAACCAGGCGCCCCAGAGTGCCTTCGCAGCGGCAGAAAAATTCTAGGCGACCTGCAAGCGCCCTTTTTGAACGGCACCAGTGGCGTGGGAATTGGCGCCAGTATCGGCCTCGTGGTGTGGGAAGGCGCCAGGTCGGCGGCGGACTTCGAGCATCTTCTGCAGCTTGCGGACGCGCGGATGTATCTGGCCAAGCAGAGCGGCAAGAACCGCGTGGTTGGCCCCTAGCACCTGTTCGCATCGTGCCAGGTGAGTAGCGGTGCCGCATCGCCCAGGTGGGTCGCTGGCCATCGGCGCAATCCGGCGGATCCTCGGTATGCATCCAGGGGCAGCGGAGCGTCCGAAGAACCCTGGCTGCATTGCGCTGTCTTGGCGCCCCGGCCAGCTGTCTTCGACGCCGCGCTGTTCTTGGCGCATCGTTCGGCAGCGGGTGCACTGGCGTTTTTTTAGCGTTTTTTTTACATTCTTAATTTCTTTCCATCCTTTTGTTCGCACCGTCGCCGTTAACCCTGATGACGAGCTGGAATGTATTCACACAAACAGGGGAACTACCGCATGAGAGTAAAAGATTTGTCAATCGCCAAGAGACTGGGCCTGGGATTCGGTATCGTGAGTGTACTGCTCGTGTGTCTGATCATGATGAGTAACGTCATGCTTGGACGCATGGACTCGAATACTGATGCAATCGTTCATGATCGCATGCCGAAGATCATGGCCACGAAGGACATGCTGCTGGAGGTGAACGATATCGCCATCGCTTTGCGCAATATGATGCTGTCGCCGGGGTCAGCTGACCGCGCACTACAAATGGATGAAATCAAGGCATCGAGAACGGCCATTGCCGGCATTTTGAACTCCATGAATGTTTCCATGAAGCGTCCCCAGGCGCGGGCATTACTGGCGCAAATCACTAAGGATATGGATGCCTACGTGGTCGGGCAAGATCAGCTGATCCAGTTGGTCAACGATGGCAATCTGGAGGCGGCGCGAACCTTGTTGAGTACGGAACTCCGGCCCTTGCTGGCGCGTCTGAAGGGATCGGCAAATGAATTGGTCAACTTCCAGAAAGGGTTGAGCGATGAGGCGGCCGCAGCTGCCGCGGCGACCTACACCGAATCGAGATTGCTTTCGATCCTGATTGGCGTGCTTGCCGTTGCTTTTGCGGTGGGCGTGGCCTGGTGGATTACCGTGTCGATCGTCCGGCCCGTGCGCAGAGCCCTGGAAGTGGCCAATACCGTTGCGGCCGGTGACTTGACCAGTCAGATCGACGTGGAAACCACCGATGAAATGGGGCAGTTGCTGCTGGCAATGAAAGCAATGAACGAGAGCTTGGCCCGGACGGTGCAAGTTGTCCGCGCGGGCACCGACACGATCGCCACCGCGGCCGCGGAGGTCGCTGCAGGCAGCCAGGACTTGTCGGCACGTACGGAGCAGCAGGCCAGCTCCCTCGAGGAGACGGCTTCCTCGATGGAAGAATTGACATCGACCGTGAAGCAGAGCGCCGACAACGCCCGGCAGGCCAATTCGCTCGCGGAAAGCGCGTCCGCTATCGCCATGCGAGGTGGTAACGTCATCGGGCAGGTGGTGACAACGATGGATGAGATCCGGGCTTCTGCGGCAAAGATCGGCGACATCACCAGCGTCATCGATAGCATCGCCTTTCAGACAAATATCCTTGCCCTGAATGCAGCTGTCGAGGCCGCACGTGCCGGCGAGCAGGGACGGGGCTTTGCCGTTGTCGCCAGCGAAGTGCGCACGTTGGCGCAGCGTTCGGCAGCGGCCGCAAAGGAGATCAAGCAGCTCATCAGCGATTCGACGGAGAAGGTCGCCGACGGTGCCGCGCTGGTGGGCCAGGCTGGCGCAACAATGACGGAGATCGTATCGAGCGTGAACCGCGTGACTGGTATTATGGGAGAGATCACGACGGCGAGTACCGAGCAGACTGCAGGGATCGAACAGATCAACCAGGCGGTGGGCGAAATGGATTCGGTGACTCAGCAAAATGCTGCACTGGTCGAGCAGGCGAGTGCGGCATCCGAAACGATGAGCGAGCAAGCCGCCAAGCTGGCCGAAGCGGTGTCGGTGTTCCGTCTTCACGCGCCGATGCCGCCGATGTCAGCGGGCGCCAAGGGCGCATCACACCCACTACGGCGCCCGGTACTTGCAATGAACTGACGAGACTTCGATCACGGGAGGCTACATATGGAGGTCCGCTGGGACGAGGCAGGGAAGCCGGTCCCCAGTGAGCGCAAACCGCTGGCGGCTGATCGCGTGGCGCTCACACCAGGCCGTGATGCCGACGTAGCATTGATCCGCCGAATCTACGCACTGTATATCGGACAGGGTGCCGGCGACAGTGCGATCGCCAGGGAACTGTCCACGGAAGGCTTGCGCACGGACCTGGATAAACCCTCAGATGCGGCGACGGTGCGGCCGATTCTGACGAGCGAAAAATGCTGCGGTGTCCTGGTCTTTAACCAGACCACGCGCAAGCTGCGGCGTCCCGTCGCCGGCAATCCGGAGAGCGTATGGGTCCGTTGCGAGAATGCGTTGGCGCCGATTGTCAGCCGCGACATCTTCAACCATGCCCAGCGTGTTTGCGCGGCGCGTGCAAGCACACCTGATCGCGAGCGTATCCTGCAGGCGCTCAGGGACATCCATGCGCATCACGGCACAATCAACGCACGCTTGTGTCAGCATTCCTCGCTGCCCGGCCGCACGACGATCCATGCCCTGTTTGGCGGCTACGTCGAGGCCTATGCGGCCGCAGGCTTGCCGGTGCAGAAGACGGCATCGGGCGCTCTCGGTATCCGGTCGAGGCGCATGATGATGAAGTGGCTTATCGAACAGTGCGCGGCAAAGGCACGGCTGGGGCCGCGAGGGTGGCGCAGTCCGATGCCTGGAATGTCCTCCTGTTGAATGACACGCTGCGGGTTCGCAGCGCCCTCGCGTCATGCCAGCGATACCCCGATACATTGCGCCGGTGGCGCATACCGATACGGCAAGGCGAAGGCTCCGACTTCGTCCTGTGCGCATTGCTCGACCGCGGCAAATGACAGGATCGAGCAATTCATATTGCTTGCTACCGAAATGTTTAAGCAAGGCAGCCTGTTCCTTTGTGAGCGAACGCTTGGCCGCTGCGTTGAACAGTGCTTCGCGACACTCGACGAGGTATTCGGCTTGACACCGTACGGGTAGAAAAGCTCCGAACACCAGGACGAGCACGGCAGCTTGCCACCGTCACGCGACGCGCCTTGGCGATCCTGCGACAACGTCCTTTCGATGAGATCGTCGCTCAATCCCTCGCGACGCTGGATGCGATTGCGAACAGATGATTTCGATTGCGTCGAACGCTTGTACATTCCGCTATGCCGACACGTTAATCGGGCTGCAGCATCTAGCGCATACGGAACTGAGAGCGCGCCTATCGGGACGTATCGTCACATCTGAGGATCGCGTCCTGCAGCGTGGTGTATCAAGACTTCACCACAGTTGGCGTAAAAAAGACAGCTTGAGGGCGGTCGTTGTCATTCTTGAGGTAGCGTTGGGTTTGCGACGACCTTAACGCAACCATATGGAGCCATGACCGACGCCACTATCGCCTTTTCGGAGCTCGCCGAATACTGGACATGTCCTCCTTTATCAGTCGTGTTCGGCGATTGAGAAGGTATCGAGCGGTGTTCTCCAGCCATCATGCGCCGTTTCTTTGCTCTAGACGTATCTCTCTTCGGTGATACGGCTGTGCACACGAATTAGCATAAGTTAAATATAGTTGCTAGTTGCATTTAACATTGCTCGTCTGAGATTCTCAGTCAGCAATCATTGCTATTGGATCACAACTGGCGCGACGTGCCTTCGTCCGCACCTGATGAATGCAATATCCCCATTTGTAAGCAATCGGTATCGCAATAGGGTACGCTTATCAGCGTGATCTTCTTCTTCATAGAAAGATGTCCGTTAACTTTGCACCCCATTCCTATGACCATAGCTAAATTCATCAGGGCAAATAGCGAAAAAATACTTGCTAAATGGGAAGTATTTGCGCGAACATTGGGAGCCGTTACTGAAAATATGTCCAGTACGGATTTGCGAGATCACGCCAAGCAGATATTAGAGTTTGTTGCAGCTGATATCGATGACGTGAGGCAAGACCTTCATGGGGACAGTCAACGCAGCCCGGCAGCACTCGCCGACTCCAAGGACAGTGCTTCATATATCCATGGCCGATTGCGCTATGCTAGTGGTTTTACACAACTACAGCTCATTGCCGAGTATCGGGCGCTCCGTGCGAGTGTACTGCGGCTTTGGGAACAAGACAGCGAATCGATCTCGCGGGACAGTCTGCACGACGTTATTCGCTTCAACGAGGCGATAGATGAGTCGATTTCTGAAGCGGCGATGGCGTTTTCTGAGAAGGTCAACGAAACCCGTGACCTGTTTTTAGCGATTCTGGGGCACGACCTACGTAGCCCGTTGGCAGCAACTTCAACAGCGGGAACCTATCTATCAACACCTGGTGTCTTCAACGAGCAAGTGAGGCAGATAGGAGGCCGGGTTAAGAGAAGTGCGGTGACAATGTCGGGTATGGTGGACGATCTGTTAGCGCTCGCTAGAACGCAGCTTGGTGATGGCATTGCCATCGAACGAGAAACTTGTGACCTCCTCCAGATGTGTGAATGGGCCATAGAGGATGCGCGTTCCGCACATCCACGGGCGTTATATGAACTGAGTGCCATTGGTGATCTTGCCGGTAGCTTTGACCGCCCGCGACTGCAACAATTGCTAACGAATTTGGCGAACAATGCTGCGCAGTATGGATCACCAGGCTTGCCTATTCTGATCAGCGTATCGGGTGAGGTAGAGCGCATAGTCTTTATGGTGCGCAATCAAGGACCGACGATCCCAAAAGATGCTTTACCCAAATTGTTCAGTTCGCTAGTTCAGTTACCTGAACAGAATGGCGACGAGAGGCCAAGGAGTAGCCTGGGGTTAGGGCTGTTTATTGCGAAGCAAATTGCAGTGGCACATGGAGGTAGTATTGATGTGACGTCAGACGAAGTAAATGGCACCGTTTTCTCAGTGATTATTCCGCGAACGTGACACTGGGAGGCGGCGGAGTAGTGAATTGAAATCAACTTCCTGGCCTAACGCGATGGCATGGACTTGTCCGCACAGTGGACAGGATGGTCAGTATATTCGCTGCCACATGGCAAAGCCAGAACGCCGGGAGATCTCTGATTATCTCCCGCCGATCTATCAGCGAGTAGTTCGCCGCGGCGCTTTCGCCGCGACTGTCGGCCTGTGGTGCAGGTTGGTCCCGACAAGCATTGGCACTGCATGCATAATGCATGCGCTGCCGCTGCGTTGTTGGTTTGCACACACCCGTCCTTAGGCGATGCGTGAGCGCTGGCCGAAAGTGGGCGAGTACGCATCCCCGCAGCCGCATCGGATTTACCTACGAGCTCCTCAAGAAATTTGCGCAGCGATTTTTCGAGATCGGCACGCAGCGTTTTCTAAGCGTTCAACGAATTACCGGCGTGTATAAGACGACTGCCCACAGACAGGCTCACGGCATGCCACTTGGTCAGTTCCTAACGTGCGTGGCAAATGGCCGGCGACTAGATAGCTTTGGCGATGGGCAGGGCAAATGTAACGGTCGCTCCAGAGCCAGGCCCTCGACTTCGGACGTCAACGCATCCTCCGTGAGCCTCGGCAATGTTCTTTGCAATGGTCAGGCCCAAACCTGCCCCAGGCTTTGTCCGATCGGGCGATTCGGCAAAACTCTTGAATGGCTCGAAGACCTCGCCCAATCGGTTCGGCTCGATACCAATACCGTTGTCCAAGATGCTGACCTCAAGCAAGCCACGCTCGACAAATGCTCGCATAGCGATGTCGGCCCCTTCAGCAGAATAGTGGCTCGCATTGAGTAGAACGTTACCTAAAGCTTGGGCAATTCGATCCGGATCGCAGTGCAGCCTGATGGAACGATCTGCCGTCTCCACACGCAGGAATTGCGCGCGGGCTGTAATCGAGGTGAAAGCGAAATCTACTGCGCGGTCGAGCACTTCGCCAACGTCGCTGTCGCGCGTCGCAATAGGCATGGCTTCTGGACCATCTAACCGAGCGGCTTGAAGCAAATCATCGATAAAGCGTGAAAGCTGCTTTGCTTGGCGCTCGACAACATGCGCCATGCGTGCGATCGAGGCGTCCACAGACAGCACTCGCATAGCAGTTGCCGCGCTCATGATCGGCACCAGAGGATTGCGCAGCTCATGCCCGAGCATCGACAGGAAAAGCGAGCGATCTTTGTCGGTGGCCTTCGCCTGGTCCTCGAGACGGCGACGCTCGCTAATGTCAGTGAGGGCGCAAAGCGACCCAGCCAGGCAGCCTGCGCCGTCGAAGAGTGGTCGAGCGTGAAAGACGAGGCGCCGGGACTGTCCATCCACGGCTTCCGCCAACAACTCCGTTGGAGGGACTTCCTTGCCTACAGCCGCCAAGGCGGGCGGCGAAAGCGCTGCGTCGACCGGACTTTCGTCAGGTAGCCAGAGCGCGACAAATCCACTCCAGCGGCCAGTATGCGAGTTGGGCCTGCCGCCCCACAAACGCTGCGCGGCTGCGTTGTACGACACCACGACTCCATGCGAGTCACAACGGAACGCCGGACAAGGCATCTGGGCGATTGCCCAATCCCAAGCTTGCGACCACTGGTTGCTATGCAGCAGGTGACTCGGCAAAGCGGAGTTATTGTCTCTACTCATCGATTTTGATTAGCGCAACGGCAAGCGCGCCCAATTGGCGCTGAAACGGGTCAATTATGGGTCAGCTCAATCCAAGTTGTGTAGGAATAGTTCTCATTTCGCTGTCAGCATGGAGCGTGAGAATTGATCGGCCTTTGAGCGTTCGGTTGATGACCAAGCAGCCCTGAATGGTATCGCGCATGGGCCTTATACGGGCATCCGATGGGAAGACTTACCCAAGAACTGGGCTATTGCAGCAGCATGACCTGGTGGCGACGACTGCGCAATTGGCAGGCCGCTGGCGTTTGGGACAAGTTGCACTGGCGATGCTGGTTAGGTTGCGCGAACACGATCAGATTGACTGGAGTCGCGCCAGGATCGACGAGGCAGCGTGGCCAGCCCCCGGGAAGCGGAAACTGGCCCAAAGCCAACGGACGAGGAAAACTGGGCAGCAAACGGCACATCGTCGTCGACGCTAGCGGCGTTCCGCTGGCTATCACGGTCCTGGGGGCAAACCGGCATGATTCGACAGCGTTCGAAAGCACTGAAGCGATCCCGGCCGTGCTAGGTTTGGATAGGCGACCGAGGAAACGCCCCCGCACACTGCATGCTGACAACGGCCAGGAATATACTCGATGCCGACGTTATTTGCGTAAGCGCGGCATCACAGCGCGCATTGCCCGCAAAGGCATCGAAAGCAAAGACCGCCTGGGTCGGCACCGCCGGGCCGTCGGGCGAACACATTCGAGGTTCGCCGGTTTCGGGAAGCTACGAATCCGTTTCGAACGCAGGCTCGATAGCCAGAAGGCGCTGCTTTCCATCGCAGCTGCGGTCATAACTTCACGCTTGGTAGATGACTTGTGTTAGCAGAGCTTAGTGCCGGTCAGTATCGTGCGAGGCCGCGGCGGCCTGTCTCCCTATCATGAAGCTAACTCAATGGGAGAAAACATGAAGTTTCCGATCCTGCCGCTGCTGACGGCACAGCTGACCGGCCGCGCCGCTGTGCTGTCCGCCAACGCACGCGCCGCCGTGGCGGGTAAGACTTACGTGATTACCGGCGCCTCCAGCGGTTTCGGCAAGGGCGTCGCGCTGGAACTGGCGGCGATGCGCGCCAACGTGGTACTGGCCGCGCGCCGCACCGGGGCGCTGGACGCCGTGGCCGCGGAAGCGACGGCGAAAGGCGGCAATGCCCTGGTGGTGACGACGGATGTCAGCCGGCAGGAAGAAGTGCAGCGCCTCCTCGATACGGCCGTGGCGCGCTTTGGCCGGGTGGACGTGTGGATCAACAATGCGGCCGCCGGTGCCATCGGCGTGTTCGACACGATTCCCGTCGAGGATCACGCCCGCGTGGTGGACGTCAACCTGAAAGGCCTGATATACGGCAGCCACGTGGCGCTACGGCAGTTCCGCAAGCAGGGCGCGGGGACGCTGGTTAACATGGGGTCAGTCGAGAGCGTGGTGCCGCAGGCGTATCACACCTCGTATTCGGTGACCAAGGCCGCCACGCTGGCGCTGGGCCGCGCGCTGAACGAGGAATTGCGGCTGACCGGTGCGCGCAACATTAAGGTGGCCACCGTGCTGCCTTGGGCCGCGGATACGCCGTTCTTCACGCACGCGGCCAACTACAGCGGCGGCACGCCGCGCATGCCGCTGATGGACGAACCGGGTAAGGTGGTGGATGCGATTGTGGGGGTGTCCGTGCACCCGCAGGAAGAGTTGGCCGCGGGATGGAAGGCCAAGGCCGCCTGTGCCGGTGCGCGGCTGTCACCCGACCTGGCGAACCGCTTCGCGGGAAACGTAATGCACCACTATCAGTTCGACACCGCACCGCCGGCACCAGTCACCGACGGCTCGCTGCACAGGGCGATGTTGGAAGGGACCGGCATCGACGATGGCCACCGCGACCGCATCGAGCGGGAAAACGCGGCGCGCCGTGGCAACTGACTGTAGAAGACAGTACGTAATTACGGAAAGACGAAGGCAACGCCGCATGGAGCTTGGGTTAGCGGCTCTTCGTAGCCCCTTTCTGCAGCTCGCATTCTCGTGAACGCTTTTTTGTTTCCGTCTTTTATGAACCTACTTCGGTCTCCCAACTTGAACAAGTCCCTCCGCTTAGATGGTCAACCGCTAGATGACGCTGCTTTGATAGCTGATCGCCAGACGTTGGTCGACCAGTTCAATGCTGCCGTCGGTTCACCAAGAAAAGCCATCGAAGAAATGTAAAGGAATTTTCCGAGATATCGCTGGCGCGCTATGTGTTCTGCGTTTTTACACGGACTGACATGAAGGAGGTGATTCGCCCAGCCACGCGAAAAACCACGCCAACGAAATGTGCTTTGAGAGCTGGCGAAGCTCACCAAAGGGCCGCACATAGACTCACCTGATGAGTAACGTTTCAAAAACGGCTAATGCCAAGCCATATGGACGACTTGATAGGCTATCCGCTGCACACTAAATGCGGCGCTAGAATCCGGAAATTTTTCTGTTTTAATGATGAGTTTCTCGATAAATCAATTGGATCTCAGATTTGTAAGGTGGGTGAAAAGTTTAAATTGGTCAGAGACGCCTGATCGCCCAGTTCCTGGAACGTCACTGCCCGGATTCAGGTGATGCGTTATTGACAGATGAACGCCATCTGCGCTGCCATGGTCGTGTCAGAACCCTTGATGCTATCTCGATCGAAATGTCTTTCTCGCAAAGGTAGCTCGCTGCAGCCCGAGTGCCCAGCATTTCCTGCATAACCAAGCTAACCTCTACTTCATCAGCACAAAGACGATCCGCCCTCAACTGTGCCGTATCATCATCGACTGAGTCCGTTGCCCTACGCTTAGCATCATTCATTGGTTTGCTCCAATTTTGGTCCAGTCTATGCTATCTGATTAGCTCGTACGACGATGCCAATAGACAGGACATCATTCTGTCAGAATTTGCGTACATCAAAAGTTCAGCAACCCCTGCATGGGCTACCGATCACACACTATGAATTAGCGTACATATCAGCAGAGTGCCCCAAATAGTCAAACAAGGGGGACCACAGCGCAAGATTGAAGGATCGCAGGGTAGGTCAAACCTTGGAAGTATTGAGCGCTTCTGCTTTTTGCACTCGCATCGGGTTCATCGTTGACAGTTTTCCTATAAGGTCCAAGTTTTGCTTCAACCATTGTTCCGCTGTGGCCACGCCGAGTTGGCGCAAGTGAAGTAGAAATGGCAACTCGGTGTTAAATTTGCTTGATAAGTGCAGCTTCTGAAGTTCTTCATTAGCACTAATCAGATGCAGTCGAACATCTGCTGAATGTATGCTGTCACTGTCTTCGACGTCGATTATCCCGCCCAGATGACGTATCTCGCTGATATCGCGCACGAAGCTGATATTGAAAGCGATTTCGCTAGTTCTGCTCATGATGTCGCTCATCGTCTTTGGTAGGCCAGGGCGCGCTATTGGATTATTCTGTACGATAACGATGTCAGCCGGACCTCTCTCAACCAGGGGTGATAGCGATGGATTGCCCACGAAACTACCATCCCAGTAAGATTCGCCATCGATCACTACAGGCGCGAACACGTACGGCAAACATGATGAAGCTGCAATCATCCGCGCGTCTAGTTCGCTACGAGTGAAAATACGGCCTGTGCCACTACGGATATTCGTAGCTGGGACGTATAACTCGATCTCTTCGCAAGCACGTACGCGCTCAAAGTCAATGAGCGTGCTTAGTAGAGGAATCATTGGATTCATGCTCAGCGGCGAAATAGGGGGTGCCAGAATCCCCGCAAAAAGTTGCATCAATTGGTAGCCCGGCGAAGTGGCCAATGTACCGCCGCCCGTTGCCCAGTCGACTGGCGAAGGGCGTGCTGGACTAACCATTGATGCCATAGAACTTAGCCCGTACCAAAAACGCTCCAGTGCAGCGCGAGCGCCTTCGCGACCGCCACCACGGGCATAGCCGTCGGCAACTACCGCGGCATTTACACTACCGGCGCTTGTACCGCTAATTGCAACAATCTCAAGCGCCGTTTCCTGCAAGAGGCGATCGAGAACACCCCATCCGAAGGCGCCCAGCGAGCCGCCCCCTTGTAGCCCGAGGCTAATTCGCTTGGTTCCGGCCGTCATTCATACTCTCCATCTAGGTT is part of the Pseudoduganella lutea genome and encodes:
- a CDS encoding SDR family NAD(P)-dependent oxidoreductase is translated as MKFPILPLLTAQLTGRAAVLSANARAAVAGKTYVITGASSGFGKGVALELAAMRANVVLAARRTGALDAVAAEATAKGGNALVVTTDVSRQEEVQRLLDTAVARFGRVDVWINNAAAGAIGVFDTIPVEDHARVVDVNLKGLIYGSHVALRQFRKQGAGTLVNMGSVESVVPQAYHTSYSVTKAATLALGRALNEELRLTGARNIKVATVLPWAADTPFFTHAANYSGGTPRMPLMDEPGKVVDAIVGVSVHPQEELAAGWKAKAACAGARLSPDLANRFAGNVMHHYQFDTAPPAPVTDGSLHRAMLEGTGIDDGHRDRIERENAARRGN
- a CDS encoding patatin-like phospholipase family protein, which translates into the protein MTAGTKRISLGLQGGGSLGAFGWGVLDRLLQETALEIVAISGTSAGSVNAAVVADGYARGGGREGARAALERFWYGLSSMASMVSPARPSPVDWATGGGTLATSPGYQLMQLFAGILAPPISPLSMNPMIPLLSTLIDFERVRACEEIELYVPATNIRSGTGRIFTRSELDARMIAASSCLPYVFAPVVIDGESYWDGSFVGNPSLSPLVERGPADIVIVQNNPIARPGLPKTMSDIMSRTSEIAFNISFVRDISEIRHLGGIIDVEDSDSIHSADVRLHLISANEELQKLHLSSKFNTELPFLLHLRQLGVATAEQWLKQNLDLIGKLSTMNPMRVQKAEALNTSKV